The Neoarius graeffei isolate fNeoGra1 chromosome 25, fNeoGra1.pri, whole genome shotgun sequence genome includes a region encoding these proteins:
- the hmgb1a gene encoding high mobility group protein B1a yields MVKDPAKPRGKMSSYAYFVQTCREEHKKKHPDTSVNFSEFSKKCSERWKTMSAKEKGKFEEMARLDKARYEREMKNYVPPRGEKKKRFKDPNAPKRPPSAFFIFCAEYRPKVKEETPGLSIGDVAKKLGEMWNKTSAEEKQPYEKKAAKLKEKYEKDIAAYRKGKVVGGAAKAPTKPDKADEDDDEDDEDDDEDDEEDDEDDE; encoded by the exons ATGGTGAAAGACCCAGCAAAACCAAGAGGCAAAATGTCCTCTTATGCCTATTTTGTCCAGACCTGTAGAGAAGAACATAAGAAGAAACACCCTGACACATCAGTCAACTTCTCAGAGTTCTCTAAAAAGTGCTCTGAGCGGTGGAAG ACTATGTCAGCCAAGGAAAAGGGAAAGTTTGAAGAGATGGCCAGACTTGACAAGGCTCGCTATGAGAGGGAGATGAAGAACTATGTTCCTCCCAGAGGCGAAAAGAAGAAGAGGTTCAAGGACCCCAATGCTCCCAAGAGACCCCC GTCAGCCTTTTTCATTTTCTGTGCGGAATACCGGCCCAAAGTGAAAGAGGAGACCCCAGGTCTGTCAATTGGAGACGTGGCTAAGAAGCTTGGGGAGATGTGGAACAAGACCTCTGCTGAAGAGAAGCAGCCTTATGAGAAGAAGGCAGCCAAGCTGAAGGAGAAATATGagaag gaCATTGCTGCGTATCGAAAGGGAAAAGTTGTAGGGGGTGCTGCGAAGGCCCCCACCAAGCCAGACAAAGccgatgaggatgatgatgaagatgatgaggatgatgatgaagatgatgaggaAGACGATGAGGATGATGAGTAA